A segment of the Corylus avellana chromosome ca2, CavTom2PMs-1.0 genome:
cttcattgatttTATGGTGGTTCCTCTTATTGCACAAAACTGCATGATTCGATGTTGAGTCACCTTGAATTGTAGGGTATGCAATTCTTTGATTTAGGCCTAAATTGAGTCACCTAggcatttaaaatgaaaaaaaaataataataaaaaataaagacaccCTTTAAGGTGTTTGGCCACCCTTGAGGTTAGAGGATGGTTGGCTATTCCAATTGAGTGGTTGGGTGGGCTGACCACCTCTTTATCCCAATAAGTTGGTCggccaccaaaaaaaaatagaagaggtTTATAGGGGATGGGCTGACCACCCTTTTTTTCAGTTGTGGGAGTAGTTAATGGAACCACCCCAGCCATTTTCTTTGAGAGTAAGAAGATGGTCGACCATTCTTTGACAGTACAACGGTTGACTATTTTAAGGGATGGTTCGGCTATCCTAACTACTCTCTTGGGGGTGGTCGACCAATTTTTTGGGGTTATTGAGTAACTGAACGTGTGATCGTAGCAGggtaatttaataaattctaagTCTCCttacaaacaacaatcaatTGAATAATAACTCTAAATTTCTaatatctcatttttattaatgaatgcGGGGTGCCTTATATAGGCTtacaaaaagaattagaatgcaaatataattataaaaataacatgcaTATCCTTGATAATCCTAATAATATATaaccctaatcctaataagaCTCCATATAACAATGAGATAATAGTCATACGTTCATCCAAGTTTTTCCTTCTTATCTTTGCAATCCTCACGTTGGTAACTCCCAATGCTTCTCATGTACATGTGGTTCCATAATAATCCTTTCCCCTTTTAAAAGACCCTTGTGCTGAAGGGTGATGTAACACCCGCATAATTATGcctaatataaattatataattactGGATAAATGATAACCAGCAGAGCATTGAGAGATTAGACAAAAGAGCTTGTTGGGAGTCGCTAACGGGAGATAGTtatagctccgatgcctaagccttaagtcattgattttttttgaacaatagtAACAACTCAATTGACAAAGAGTCCATCTCTTTTATCAGGATTATAGCAGTTGGCATCAAATAAAATTTCCCAATTTTTGGGATTAAAATTGGAATAATCTCAAGGATCCCAAGATATGTAGgtcctaaattattttttaggacatATTTTTGAgacttttgagtttatttttattttgatacaacgtgaaattaattataaatcaagtaaatcttatttttccataaaaattatttcataaaacGCCTATGCACAAGGAAAACAGTGAGATCTCCATCGTTTGACAGGAGAAATACTCGCAGCTGAAAATGTAAAACCCCATAAAGACTTAAACCCTAACACTGACGCAGAGAGAACACAAAATTAGCCATCATCTTGAGACGACCAGAGTCAAAACCCAAGAAAATGCGTTCTACACGAATCATTACCAGCACATGCAACAAACTGTCTACCTTCTCATTCTTCTCCTTATCTTCTTCCTCTGGATACTGTCACCTAACTCTTCAACAGCACCGTTCGATCTTCTCCACGGCGCAGCTCCAGAGCTCATGGATGGACAAGATCAAAGGGGTCTTCACTGGGCAGAAGACCAGCCCGGGAGAACCCCAGCTGATCAGCTCCGAATCATTCACGCTTCTCCGTGAGTCCTCGCATCACCTCACTGCCCTGTCATTCTAGCTATTATTGCTTTTCTATTTTGTTGCTTACAGTTGATGTGATTCACATTTTGGTTGTTCGTGAGGAAACCCTTTTGATTTTTCGATGCAAAATGGgcattttgggtttcatttcCTTCAACTTTCCATATTTgtcataaaacatttttcttttaagttttgttgttgttttctgCAAATGCAAGTTTACTGATTAACCctgttgtttcttttcttttttgcattttgttttgGAATTAGTGTATATTATGTTTAATAGTAAGTTGTTAATGTTATTAAGATCATAGTTATTGTTATTTGATTGCAGGGTTTGCGGATGAATTGAAGAATGCTAGAAGGCTAGGGGCATTCAAGCAATACATAGTGGGTCGAAGCAGTGAAGCGACATTTTCCGATGCTTTTGAAAAACAGGAAGCTATAATTCGATACCTTGGAGGCTTTGATCCTACTGGAGAGGTTGGTTTTCTcccttatatttaatttatctctacgtgtgtgtgtatgtgttaaTGGAaacatagaatttttttttgataagtaatgtaaaACTTCATTGGAAAAGCATAAGGCGCCCTTAAGTAAACATGCCGTATACAAAGGGAGCTCTTACAAGCCCAAAACCCAAGAAACAACAAAGACCCCATCAAAAACCCTCCCAGAACTCCCCAAAACCCACCTGAAGCCCCTCtgggagaaaacaaaagacaaaccCCAGGAAAAACCCTCCAAAAACACCCCCAATACCCAATAGAATCACCCAAGAAATCTCCCCTCCCCCCCCGCCCCTCCCCAAAACACCAACTACTTCCTTCCCGTCCTATATTGAGCACACTCCTAAAGCCGTTATGCCACGAAGCTGTCCTTGGTACAGAGAACACTCGGAGAAGATGCCCTAAGCACTTAGAGGGAAAGACCACTGGTGAAGTTAGTAGCCACCAACAACATCGACCCAGCTGGGGAAGACTCACAGATAATCAGCAAGAAGAACCACCAGTGAGGTCCGTTACCACATACAACGGGGATCCAGCTGGAACATATCCAGAAGGCGAACCCGCAACCATCACCTGGATTTGGTTGGTAATCGATGAGCTTTCCAACTCCCTGGGACACACCCATCAAGCCGGAAAACCCCACATAGAAATGATACTGAGATAATCATCGCATATATTTAGTTTATCTCTACgttgtgtgtgtgttgtgttTGGGGTAGAGTGGGTTATGTCTAGACATGTGGTGGATCTTTTCGCATGTTGGAATAGGAGGGTTGGCCGGAATGACATCATTATTGTTTGGAATGCAATTCCTTCTCTTTTATTGTGGTGcgtttggagagaaaggaatcaAGAGATAACGAGCTCGGATCTACAGACTTGTTTTCTTAAAGCCTTATTTGAGTGGATCTATGCTACCACCTTTCTACATGTATCTAGCAATGCAgatttttgtttatcttttttcaTGTTCTTGATCTATGCTACATTGGTTctatgttttttactttttttttgtgaaattttgttTGGGTGAATCTACTCATTTTGGTTTTAGGTCTCTTGATGTGTAGAATCTTCAAAGCAGTCAAAAACAAGAAGCAGCAAAGCATTGTAATTGCACAATAGCTGATGTTGAGAACGCACTTGCAAAGTTTTTATGGGCTAAAGAAGCACAAAAAAAGATAGAGAAGTTAAAAGAAGAAGGGAAACCAATGCCGAAGAACATTGCTGAGGTAGGGTTCTCtcagtttgttttcttttcttactgTCAAATTGGGTTCTAATTTCTTGgtttttgtgaaaaattctTACTAACTGTGtacaatatataaaaattattaattgaaatCTTTAAATCTGTTTTGGTTGGTTTGCAATTGggtaaaattgagaaaaagaaaaaagaaaaaaagaagcatatgCACGCCTGTAGATGTGTCTTAATTCTAGTCTCTGGAGGGACGTATAGTTCCCTAAGCAGAGTATCTTGATCTGCACATATTTTGTGTAAGTTCGTGAGGTTTGTTTTCTGGCTAAACACCTCTTGACTAGGTCTAGGTTTTCCTTACACCATAGACAAAATACGAGTCCCAGATTATGAGTAATATGATTTTCCTTTATTAAAATGAACTGAGTTTTGAATGTTCAGAGTGTAAACTACAAAGGATTTTTACACAACAATGAGGAAAAAGATGGGGCTGGGTGGTTGAAGTTTATTAAATTTCTGATCAGATAAGTTATGGTAGACTGCTTATTTGTAGGCTCTTTCTTATcccccctcctctctctctctttctgggGTGGGACCTGAATTTGTGTAGGtcctatccatttttttatcACACACCTAGTTGCGATTGTGGTATTGTATGCAGTTTCATTGCCTGTCTTCTATTGTTGGATTATATCACCCTGCAAATAAATTTGCCTTGAGCTTTGTCTTTTACTGTCTTTCCTATGTTGTTTCTTCAAGCACAAGTGTTGATGACTGGATTTATCTAAGGTCGCTTGTGTATTGTCTACTCTTTCTTTACTCTTAGAATCTAGAATATGTAGATAGGTACACGCTACTTGGCTGTGGAGAATATGGAGTACAGTTTGCTAGTTAAGGGGCTGGTTCAATTTTCTTAATCCTTAGAATGCAAACTGAACATACACTTGCAATTATTTGTATGTTATGCTCTGTAGGTGCAAAAGCTGGTGGGTTCAACACCATATGATCTTGCCAAGTCTAATTTGGCTAAGAGTGGTCAAATCAGTAGGAATGCGCTATGCCCTTGTGGTTCCAAGAAGAGATACAAACGGTACTCTTGCTATGCTTAAACCTTTTGAGTaatattttctactttttttagAATATCATGAAGGTTATTAGATTAAGTGTTAAATAATGTCTTTTAATTTCAGTAGATACTGTTACATGTTTGCAATATGTGATATACTATaatatagttatttttatttttattttatttttataaaaaaaaaaactataattttttaaagttttttttctttctttcccaaCTCACTTTATCTGGCATTGCTTTAAAGTTCTACACTCTTTCAATTAGATTgaaattttaatagtcataatTCCGTGCATGCTCTTTTTCGTTCCTGTAATAGATAGAAACTTACATTTCATACTTTGAAAGTCTTGGCTTTGGTATAGGTTAGTTTGATGTTCGTAAGTAGTCATAAGCTAGTTAATCAGCTCAGATGAACTTGTGGCTACAAAGGATTCGGATGTGCAAACAATGGTTGAAGGTCAACCACTTTTCTTTACAATAGTAAGCTACATGAAGTCTTGGCTTTGGTATAGCTCAACCACTTTTCTTTACAATAGTAAGCTACATGACGTCTTGGCTTTGGTATAGCTTAGTTTGATGTTCGTAAGTAGTCACAAGCTAGTTAATCAGCTCAGATGAACTTGTGGCTACAAAGGATTCGGATGTGCAAACAATGGTTGAAGGTCAACCACTTTTCTTTACAATAGTAAGCTACATGACTGGGGATAGTTTTAGACCTAACTTTAAATACCCTACTCTACTACAAGGTGGAACCTCAAACCTTCCCTTATTGACGGTCAAAAAGAGACTACTAAAATACTATGGTCAGtagtttttcattttaagtATTCAAGGGTCGGTTTTCTCATATATACTTTTAATGTACTTTGGGGCGTCTTAatgtttttaatgatatttcaattacttataaaaaagaaagtattcaATGGTTAGTTTGGTAAAATTTCGAGAATGGGTAAAATTGAGAATTGATTTGGTGGGGGCTacatttgagaaaaattgaaagttggtttgtttggtaaaatttcgAGAAGTGTTTTGGGTAAAATTGAGAATTGATTTGGTGGGGGctatatttgagaaaaattgaaagttggtttggtaaattttttgaaaagagtgtttttgtgaaaataaaaaattgagaaatatttttataaaaaaaaaaaaaaaattaagaataatgcATTAGTGGTGAGGGCCATGTCTGAAAATCCGTTTGGTTAACTTGTATTTAAAAAGAGTTTTCAGTGTTTGAGaagtaaaaaaaagttttataaaattttaccaaaccGACCCTGAAGGTTTGCTATTTCCATGcgatctattttttttttggggttggggGTTGCCCCGGGGCAGGGGCAGTTTCCCTTAGCATTTTTCCCTCTACAGACAATCTTGCGTGAACAGAATATGtaatcatcaaaaaaatttcattcataaGTCTCTCCATCTTTCTTCTCAACCATATAGTGAGTTATTTTCATAAGGTTGGTGATGTTTTTATCTCCTATTAGTATACTCATCTTCAGCTGGTGTCTGTGTTAAACTCAGTAATAAAGTGATGGCTGCTGAATTTTGTTTCATAGGGCATAtgtttgaaggttttttttttttttggtgggttgaGAAAAACATATCTTTGAGCGCCGACATATATTTTGTGCCTCTTAATTAATAGCTTAGAGAGCAAAATCGGTACGTTATATGCACCGTGCACACACTTAACTACGATGAGcttatttttctcaataattttttttttttttttttttttttttttttgtgatgaaGGTGCTGTGGGAAGGATTGAGGGTGCAAAGGATTGAAGGGATTTGAGAATTAAAATTTTACAGCGAAAAGAATCCTGCTCCAAAGTCTTGGATATGAGAGTTGCACAGCGATGGTAGAATCAGTTTTCTGTCTCAAATAATGTCTCTTGTTGGAGCCCTTTGGTTTTCTTTCAATTAGTTGGACTGGTTGGCCTTCAGACGAGGTCCTCGTACTGCTTTCAGGAATTGATGATCAGATGGGATTTTTTACCCAGTCATTGCTCCTGTTTATACATTTTTGCAATGAAATTGGAAACTGGTATATAATGCATGGAAGCCT
Coding sequences within it:
- the LOC132171733 gene encoding uncharacterized protein LOC132171733, whose translation is MRSTRIITSTCNKLSTFSFFSLSSSSGYCHLTLQQHRSIFSTAQLQSSWMDKIKGVFTGQKTSPGEPQLISSESFTLLRFADELKNARRLGAFKQYIVGRSSEATFSDAFEKQEAIIRYLGGFDPTGENLQSSQKQEAAKHCNCTIADVENALAKFLWAKEAQKKIEKLKEEGKPMPKNIAEVQKLVGSTPYDLAKSNLAKSGQISRNALCPCGSKKRYKRCCGKD